The following proteins come from a genomic window of Nautilia profundicola AmH:
- a CDS encoding thiazole synthase, whose product MSDILKIGKYEFTSRLIVGSGKYPDFQTTRDATLASGAEMITVAVRRVNIMDPNEENLMDYFKDTDVKILPNSAGCTTAEEAITLFRLVREATGIDIIKLEVIGDTAKTLYPDVMETLKACEVLAKEDFTIMAYTNDDPIMAKRLENAGAHAVMPLAAPIGSGLGVQNRYNVVFVKDAVNVPVIVDAGIGTASDAAVAMELGADGVLTNTAIAQAKNPIAMAEAMKHAVIAGRMAYKAGRIPKKPYATASSPLEGLIEF is encoded by the coding sequence ATGAGCGATATTTTAAAAATAGGAAAATATGAATTTACAAGCAGACTGATAGTAGGAAGCGGTAAATATCCAGATTTTCAAACTACAAGAGACGCAACACTTGCAAGTGGTGCGGAAATGATTACTGTTGCGGTAAGACGTGTAAATATAATGGATCCTAATGAAGAAAACTTAATGGATTATTTCAAAGATACGGATGTTAAGATTTTGCCAAACTCTGCTGGTTGTACTACGGCAGAAGAAGCGATCACACTTTTCAGACTTGTGAGAGAAGCTACAGGAATTGATATTATTAAACTTGAAGTTATCGGTGACACGGCTAAAACTCTTTATCCAGATGTAATGGAGACGCTAAAGGCGTGTGAAGTATTAGCCAAAGAAGATTTCACAATTATGGCTTATACGAACGATGATCCTATTATGGCAAAAAGATTGGAAAATGCCGGAGCTCATGCGGTTATGCCTCTTGCCGCGCCTATCGGAAGCGGACTTGGCGTTCAAAACAGATACAATGTTGTATTTGTAAAAGACGCTGTAAACGTACCTGTAATTGTTGATGCGGGTATAGGAACTGCAAGCGACGCTGCAGTAGCGATGGAACTTGGAGCTGACGGAGTGCTTACAAATACGGCAATCGCACAAGCCAAAAACCCTATAGCGATGGCGGAAGCTATGAAACATGCAGTTATTGCAGGTAGAATGGCTTACAAAGCCGGAAGAATACCTAAAAAGCCTTATGCAACAGCCTCATCTCCTCTTGAAGGTCTAATAGAGTTTTAA